Proteins co-encoded in one Corynebacterium lujinxingii genomic window:
- a CDS encoding DsbA family protein, with product MTTRKVQNPNEKGSKAFIWAILAVVAIALLVIGIIIYNGKENRSAAMQEEMVDVTGLNVEWNQDEDIIHLTGDNNDDANSAELFEDFSCSYCAKLHLATGDQALEKIKAGEINVDLRPMNALDQGEEGHSTRALAAELAMFANGDISSALTMRNYLFENQQSAYNKYDNDGFADLAADYGAGDQAVQDIRDGKFIDTAKRMGDNNRKFQEDETGEAWTPRVLVDGKDIEDIAGERDNWPQELADM from the coding sequence GTGACCACCCGTAAAGTGCAGAACCCCAACGAGAAGGGCAGCAAGGCCTTCATCTGGGCCATCCTCGCCGTCGTCGCGATCGCCCTGCTGGTCATCGGCATCATCATCTACAACGGCAAGGAAAACCGTTCCGCTGCCATGCAGGAAGAGATGGTCGACGTCACCGGCCTCAACGTCGAGTGGAACCAGGACGAGGACATCATCCACCTCACCGGCGACAACAACGACGACGCCAACTCCGCTGAGCTGTTCGAGGACTTCTCCTGCTCCTACTGCGCTAAGCTGCACTTGGCTACCGGGGATCAGGCCCTTGAAAAGATCAAGGCCGGCGAGATCAACGTCGACCTGCGTCCGATGAACGCTTTGGACCAGGGCGAGGAGGGCCACTCCACTCGCGCGCTGGCTGCTGAGCTGGCGATGTTCGCTAACGGTGACATCTCCTCCGCGTTGACCATGCGCAACTACCTGTTCGAGAATCAGCAGTCCGCGTACAACAAGTACGACAATGACGGCTTCGCTGACCTGGCGGCTGACTACGGTGCCGGCGACCAGGCCGTGCAGGACATCCGCGACGGCAAGTTCATCGACACCGCCAAGCGCATGGGCGACAACAACCGCAAATTCCAGGAAGACGAGACCGGCGAGGCATGGACCCCGCGCGTGCTTGTCGACGGCAAGGACATCGAAGACATCGCCGGCGAGCGCGACAACTGGCCGCAGGAACTGGCTGACATGTAA
- a CDS encoding MauE/DoxX family redox-associated membrane protein yields the protein MSTTTAASPSRDIKTLVLDVLSALARFYMAYVWISAGWSKIGVHLDTAKTIEAYEIFTPAWSDLLAHIIGPLELAGGLLLLLGINLRWSGKVSIYVLTLFIIGMLSAWQRGLVIDCGCFDPSAAGEGESNLLATVFRDVIYIAITGFMMWRPFKKFAIYP from the coding sequence GTGAGCACAACGACGGCCGCGAGCCCCTCGCGCGATATCAAGACGCTGGTGCTGGACGTATTGTCCGCACTCGCTCGGTTCTACATGGCATACGTCTGGATCTCCGCCGGATGGTCGAAGATCGGCGTGCACCTCGACACGGCGAAAACCATCGAGGCCTACGAAATCTTCACCCCAGCCTGGTCCGACCTGCTGGCTCACATCATCGGACCGCTCGAACTCGCCGGCGGCCTGCTGTTGCTTCTGGGCATCAACTTGCGCTGGTCGGGCAAAGTGTCCATCTACGTGCTGACGCTGTTCATCATCGGCATGCTGTCCGCGTGGCAGCGCGGCCTGGTGATCGACTGCGGCTGCTTCGACCCGTCCGCGGCCGGCGAAGGCGAGAGCAACCTGCTCGCCACCGTCTTCCGCGACGTGATCTACATCGCGATCACCGGGTTCATGATGTGGCGCCCGTTTAAGAAGTTCGCTATCTACCCCTAA
- the pgm gene encoding phosphoglucomutase (alpha-D-glucose-1,6-bisphosphate-dependent), with amino-acid sequence MAHERAGLPARDEDLIDIAELVTAYYTRDIDPEDADQQVVFGTSGHRGSSLDNAFNEAHILATTQAIVDYRRREGIAGPVYIGRDTHALSEPAMVSALEVLIGNEVPVRVDAAGRYTPTPAVSHAILTHPGGGADGIVVTPSHNPPRDGGFKYNPPTGGPAPAEATDWIAARANEYIAGGLDGVVRSSVSGVLDERAERFDYLDHYVSDLDSVVDMDAIKASGLRIGADPMGGASVDYWGAIGERYGLNLEVVNPHVDATWRFMTLDTDGKIRMDCSSPDSMASLVRNRDKYDLATGNDADADRHGIVTPDAGLMNPNHYLAVAIEYLFSHRPGWADGTAVGKTLVSSSMIDRVVASLGRELVEVPVGFKWFVPGLIDGTIGFGGEESAGASFLRKDGTVWSTDKDGLIMDLLAAEITAVTGKTPSARYAELEAEYGAPAYARIDAPANREEKAALKALSADQVRVGELAGEGIVAKQTRAPGNGAAIGGLKVTTENAWFAARPSGTEDKYKIYAESFKGEEHLRQVQEEAKALVVEVLGN; translated from the coding sequence ATGGCACACGAGCGCGCAGGGCTGCCCGCCCGCGACGAGGACCTCATCGATATCGCAGAGCTGGTCACCGCCTACTACACCCGCGACATCGACCCTGAAGATGCGGATCAACAGGTGGTGTTCGGCACATCCGGCCACCGTGGCTCGTCGCTGGACAACGCGTTCAACGAGGCGCATATCTTGGCGACGACACAGGCCATCGTCGATTACCGCCGCCGCGAAGGTATCGCGGGGCCGGTCTACATCGGTCGCGACACCCACGCGTTGTCGGAGCCAGCGATGGTTTCCGCGCTCGAGGTGCTCATCGGCAACGAAGTGCCGGTGCGTGTCGACGCCGCCGGCCGCTACACACCGACCCCGGCCGTCTCGCACGCCATCTTGACCCACCCGGGCGGCGGGGCGGACGGCATTGTGGTCACCCCCTCGCACAACCCGCCACGCGACGGCGGTTTCAAGTACAACCCGCCGACCGGCGGGCCGGCGCCGGCGGAGGCGACGGACTGGATCGCGGCCCGGGCAAACGAGTACATCGCGGGAGGGCTTGACGGGGTGGTCAGGTCGTCGGTAAGTGGCGTGCTCGACGAGCGGGCGGAGCGCTTCGACTACCTCGACCACTACGTCTCGGATCTGGACAGCGTGGTGGACATGGACGCGATCAAGGCGTCGGGCTTGCGCATCGGCGCGGACCCGATGGGCGGGGCCAGTGTGGACTACTGGGGCGCGATCGGCGAGCGCTACGGGCTGAACCTTGAGGTGGTCAACCCGCACGTCGATGCCACCTGGCGTTTTATGACCCTGGACACCGACGGCAAGATCCGCATGGACTGCTCCAGCCCGGACTCCATGGCCTCGCTGGTGCGCAACCGCGACAAGTACGACCTGGCCACGGGCAACGACGCGGACGCGGACCGCCACGGCATTGTCACCCCGGATGCGGGGTTGATGAACCCGAACCACTACCTGGCCGTGGCCATCGAGTACCTGTTTTCGCACCGCCCCGGTTGGGCGGACGGGACGGCGGTGGGCAAGACCTTGGTCTCGTCTTCCATGATCGACCGCGTTGTCGCCTCGCTGGGCCGTGAGCTGGTGGAGGTGCCGGTCGGGTTCAAGTGGTTCGTGCCGGGGCTGATCGACGGCACCATCGGCTTCGGCGGCGAGGAATCCGCCGGCGCGTCGTTTCTGCGCAAAGACGGCACCGTGTGGTCGACCGACAAGGACGGGCTGATCATGGACCTGCTCGCCGCCGAGATCACCGCGGTGACCGGCAAAACCCCGTCTGCGCGCTACGCCGAGCTTGAGGCCGAGTACGGCGCGCCCGCCTACGCGCGTATCGATGCCCCCGCGAACCGCGAAGAAAAAGCCGCCCTGAAAGCTCTGTCCGCGGATCAGGTGCGGGTGGGGGAGCTGGCGGGTGAGGGGATCGTCGCTAAGCAAACGCGCGCCCCTGGCAACGGCGCCGCCATAGGCGGGCTGAAGGTGACCACTGAAAACGCGTGGTTCGCCGCGCGGCCGTCCGGCACCGAAGACAAGTACAAGATCTACGCCGAGTCATTCAAGGGCGAAGAGCACCTGCGGCAGGTGCAAGAGGAAGCGAAGGCGCTCGTTGTTGAGGTTTTGGGCAACTAG
- a CDS encoding alanine/glycine:cation symporter family protein, translating to MASTLNDILSAVSSFVWGPFVLIPLLLGTGLFLTIRLRGIQFRTLGRAARHAFVDKAEEGAGDISNYQALTTALAATVGTGNIVGVATAISIGGPGALFWIWVTGIVGMASKYSEAYLGVRFRTTDKKGKQQGGPHEYLKRGIPGGVGKFLAAAFTLFTIFASFGIGNLAQGNSIAAGMNDAFGVDANIAGVIIFFAVGAAVLGGIEGIGKITAAFVPLMIVIYVGGGIASLVLMADRVPDAIATIFTDAFTGTAATGGFVGSGIMLAVQFGVARGIFSNESGMGSAAIAAAAAKTQHPARQALVSMTQTFIDTIIVVTITGLVIVTAGTWDMGREEAAIMTATAFETALPGEWGSLIVSVALIFFAFSTILGWSYYGERAIVALFGDWASIPYRMFFTALSFVGAVASIELAWTFSDLSNGLMAIPNLIGLLALSGLVVRETREYLAWDPYLKKSPEEVAAFVERHQMDWR from the coding sequence ATGGCTTCTACCCTCAACGACATCTTGAGCGCCGTCTCCTCTTTTGTGTGGGGGCCATTCGTGCTCATCCCGCTGCTGCTCGGCACGGGTCTGTTTCTCACCATCCGGCTGCGCGGCATCCAGTTCCGCACGCTGGGGCGCGCGGCGCGTCACGCGTTCGTCGACAAGGCTGAAGAAGGCGCGGGAGACATCTCCAACTACCAGGCGCTGACCACCGCTCTTGCCGCCACGGTGGGTACCGGCAACATCGTCGGCGTGGCCACCGCGATCTCCATCGGCGGGCCCGGCGCGCTGTTTTGGATCTGGGTGACCGGTATCGTCGGTATGGCGTCGAAGTACTCCGAGGCCTACCTGGGCGTGCGCTTCCGCACCACCGACAAGAAAGGCAAGCAGCAGGGCGGGCCGCACGAGTATCTCAAGCGCGGCATCCCGGGCGGGGTGGGTAAGTTCCTCGCCGCCGCGTTTACCTTGTTCACCATCTTCGCGTCGTTCGGCATCGGCAACCTGGCGCAGGGCAACTCGATCGCCGCGGGCATGAACGACGCCTTCGGCGTCGACGCAAACATCGCCGGCGTGATCATCTTCTTCGCCGTGGGCGCTGCGGTGCTGGGCGGCATTGAAGGCATCGGCAAGATTACCGCCGCGTTCGTGCCGCTGATGATCGTCATCTACGTCGGCGGCGGCATCGCCTCACTGGTGCTCATGGCGGACCGGGTGCCGGACGCGATCGCCACCATCTTCACCGACGCGTTCACCGGCACCGCGGCCACCGGCGGCTTCGTCGGTTCCGGCATCATGCTCGCCGTCCAGTTCGGTGTGGCCCGCGGCATCTTCTCCAACGAGTCCGGCATGGGCTCCGCCGCCATCGCCGCCGCAGCCGCGAAGACGCAGCACCCGGCGCGCCAGGCACTGGTGTCCATGACCCAGACGTTTATCGACACCATCATCGTCGTCACCATCACCGGCCTGGTCATCGTCACTGCCGGCACCTGGGACATGGGCCGCGAGGAAGCCGCGATCATGACCGCCACCGCCTTCGAGACCGCCCTGCCCGGCGAATGGGGCAGCCTGATCGTCTCCGTCGCGCTGATCTTCTTCGCGTTCTCCACCATCTTGGGTTGGTCCTACTACGGCGAGCGCGCCATCGTCGCACTGTTCGGCGATTGGGCGTCGATCCCCTACCGCATGTTCTTCACCGCGCTCTCTTTCGTCGGCGCGGTGGCGTCGATCGAGCTGGCGTGGACGTTCTCCGACCTGTCCAACGGTCTCATGGCCATCCCGAACCTCATCGGTCTGCTCGCCCTGTCCGGCCTGGTGGTGCGCGAGACCCGCGAGTACCTCGCCTGGGACCCGTACCTGAAGAAGTCGCCGGAGGAGGTCGCTGCCTTCGTGGAGCGCCACCAGATGGATTGGCGCTAG
- a CDS encoding CrcB family protein: protein MRIDDTFTTALTIALGAALGAVVRHVIILGAAPGSTTALTLTFAVNIAGCFAMGLYKPGPLWGTGFLGGLTTYSAISVAAMQSHALTALIIVVLSYATAVAAWLAGDAVRSRRA from the coding sequence ATGCGTATCGACGACACCTTCACCACCGCGCTGACCATCGCCTTAGGCGCGGCGCTGGGAGCGGTGGTGCGTCACGTGATCATCCTCGGCGCCGCCCCCGGCTCCACCACAGCGCTGACGCTGACGTTCGCGGTGAACATCGCCGGCTGCTTCGCCATGGGGCTCTACAAACCCGGCCCGCTGTGGGGCACGGGCTTCCTCGGCGGCTTGACCACGTACTCCGCTATCTCGGTCGCGGCGATGCAGTCGCATGCCCTGACCGCTTTGATCATCGTGGTGCTCAGCTACGCCACAGCGGTCGCGGCCTGGCTCGCCGGCGACGCGGTGAGGAGCCGCCGTGCTTAG
- a CDS encoding fluoride efflux transporter FluC, protein MLSLTLTLAAVFVGAFFGGAARFALTCAIHNAHAATWAANVVGSTVAGFALAAPVAWQLALGVGFAGALSTWSTFAKELGEMIKSKRHGEALRYAVSTAVIGIAAAWFGMRWGLRAFGG, encoded by the coding sequence GTGCTTAGCTTGACCTTGACCCTCGCCGCCGTGTTCGTCGGCGCCTTCTTCGGCGGCGCGGCACGGTTCGCGCTAACCTGCGCCATCCATAACGCGCACGCCGCCACCTGGGCCGCTAACGTCGTCGGCTCCACCGTCGCCGGTTTCGCCCTCGCCGCCCCAGTGGCGTGGCAGTTAGCCCTCGGCGTGGGCTTCGCAGGGGCGCTATCCACCTGGTCCACCTTTGCCAAAGAACTCGGCGAGATGATCAAATCAAAGCGCCACGGCGAGGCGCTGCGCTACGCCGTCTCCACCGCCGTGATCGGCATCGCGGCCGCCTGGTTCGGCATGCGATGGGGCCTTCGCGCCTTCGGCGGGTAG
- a CDS encoding CrcB family protein, whose translation MHFKSLQTGFTVALGAGLGALARFIVLIWVGPTTPEALALATTFAVNLAACFAMGYFAPGAFWGVGFLGGFSTLSAVALASSHSSVLWAAFIITLSLTTATLAWLAGDATRVRRRV comes from the coding sequence GTGCACTTCAAGTCCCTCCAGACCGGTTTCACCGTCGCGCTCGGTGCCGGTTTGGGGGCTCTCGCCCGCTTCATCGTGCTCATCTGGGTAGGCCCCACCACCCCGGAGGCGCTCGCCCTGGCCACCACGTTCGCGGTGAATCTCGCCGCCTGCTTCGCCATGGGATATTTCGCCCCGGGCGCGTTTTGGGGCGTGGGGTTCTTGGGTGGATTCTCCACTCTGTCGGCGGTCGCGCTCGCGTCGTCGCACTCGTCGGTGCTGTGGGCGGCGTTCATCATCACGCTGAGCCTGACCACCGCCACCCTGGCGTGGCTGGCCGGCGACGCCACGCGGGTGAGGCGCCGTGTCTGA
- a CDS encoding FluC/FEX family fluoride channel, translating to MSDIEWMFGAVVGVFVGGMLGGFVRWLIMSALARRPLVSTLVANVAASAVIGFTIFLPSFWQTAAGVGFAGALSTLSLLARQLGELIKAGKLLHAVEYATVTASFSVLAAALGSFLAR from the coding sequence GTGTCTGACATCGAGTGGATGTTCGGCGCCGTCGTCGGGGTCTTTGTCGGCGGGATGCTCGGCGGGTTCGTGCGTTGGCTCATCATGAGTGCGCTCGCACGCCGGCCGCTGGTGTCCACACTCGTGGCCAACGTTGCAGCCTCGGCCGTCATCGGCTTCACCATCTTTTTGCCCAGTTTCTGGCAGACAGCCGCCGGTGTCGGGTTCGCCGGCGCGCTGTCCACCCTGTCGCTGTTGGCGCGCCAGCTTGGCGAGCTCATCAAGGCCGGCAAGTTGCTCCACGCCGTCGAGTACGCGACGGTCACAGCATCATTTTCCGTGCTCGCTGCGGCACTCGGATCCTTTCTCGCCCGTTAG